A stretch of Methanosphaerula palustris E1-9c DNA encodes these proteins:
- a CDS encoding S16 family serine protease, giving the protein MQASRLISLVLVVSLIVNISLVTMLFTSEQGGSHQVEERLTSLEASNAELQTQLDQSNLSAEQAASQLAFYRSHLQTSTAYQVNDSGVSSAGISGTASLMAPAVMQRTVLNQSGRFITRQTISEGSMINISVEVTPGRGRVLVQTSPLMGEVFQDAANTAVAVAENRTGTNLSESDAIISIVADDRVPEVNGPSAGALMTLLLISVLDQRPVRQDVTATGTIDENGQIGAIGGVVEKATAAKASGKTLLLLSRENSELTLFRGEEQQYYGFHVLQQVPYQVDTKQYIESTIGIRVEYVDTIDDLVRLAT; this is encoded by the coding sequence ATGCAAGCTTCCAGACTCATATCACTGGTCCTGGTCGTCTCTCTGATTGTCAACATATCCCTGGTCACCATGCTCTTCACCTCAGAGCAGGGTGGAAGTCATCAGGTTGAAGAGCGGCTGACCTCGCTTGAAGCGTCGAATGCAGAACTTCAGACCCAGCTTGACCAGAGTAATCTGAGCGCAGAGCAGGCTGCGTCACAACTTGCCTTCTACCGCTCGCATCTGCAGACCTCCACGGCTTATCAGGTGAACGATAGTGGGGTTAGTTCTGCTGGTATATCGGGGACGGCGTCGTTGATGGCCCCGGCGGTGATGCAGCGGACAGTCCTGAATCAGAGCGGCCGGTTCATCACCCGTCAGACCATCTCTGAAGGATCGATGATCAACATCTCTGTCGAGGTGACCCCCGGTCGGGGGAGGGTGTTGGTCCAGACCTCGCCCCTGATGGGGGAGGTCTTCCAGGACGCTGCGAACACTGCTGTCGCTGTGGCAGAGAATCGTACCGGGACCAACCTATCTGAAAGTGATGCGATCATCTCGATCGTGGCTGATGATCGGGTGCCGGAGGTGAACGGTCCAAGCGCCGGCGCCCTGATGACCCTCCTGCTCATCTCTGTCCTCGATCAGAGGCCGGTCCGTCAGGATGTGACCGCGACCGGAACCATCGATGAGAACGGACAGATCGGTGCGATCGGCGGGGTCGTTGAGAAGGCGACCGCTGCAAAGGCTAGTGGCAAGACACTCCTTCTACTTTCGCGCGAAAATAGCGAACTCACTCTGTTCAGAGGAGAAGAACAGCAGTACTATGGGTTCCATGTTCTGCAGCAAGTCCCGTACCAGGTCGATACAAAGCAGTATATCGAGTCGACGATTGGCATCCGGGTGGAGTATGTGGACACGATCGACGACCTGGTCAGGCTGGCCACCTGA
- a CDS encoding thioredoxin family protein, which yields MDDGDLVRSGEQKDLLVSVNDQTFTQLIEMHDGPTFVIFQSATCQHCRTITPYIREYAGEFSDRVLFATIEVGQNPRVVERFGIRSTPTFKFFCKGKPVKELVGAVYPAIIKRQIEEFLLYGNECATNSTEIDYEISGYA from the coding sequence ATGGACGACGGCGATCTGGTGAGATCCGGGGAGCAGAAAGATCTGCTGGTCAGTGTGAACGATCAGACCTTTACACAACTGATCGAGATGCATGACGGGCCGACGTTCGTCATCTTCCAGAGTGCCACCTGTCAGCACTGCAGGACGATCACTCCCTATATCCGGGAGTATGCTGGGGAGTTCTCCGATCGGGTCCTCTTTGCGACCATCGAGGTCGGGCAGAATCCCCGTGTTGTGGAACGGTTCGGGATCCGGTCGACCCCGACCTTCAAGTTCTTCTGCAAGGGAAAACCGGTGAAGGAACTGGTCGGGGCCGTCTACCCTGCGATCATCAAACGGCAGATCGAGGAATTTCTACTCTATGGAAATGAATGTGCCACGAACTCTACAGAGATCGATTATGAGATATCAGGGTATGCCTGA
- a CDS encoding Lrp/AsnC ligand binding domain-containing protein — protein sequence MANAYLKIDIETGKEKEVKTALKKITGVKSADFVTGSQDLVALVEGKNYEEIVTQTLEEIRKVKGIKKTVTDFVFEWA from the coding sequence ATGGCAAACGCATATTTGAAAATTGATATCGAAACGGGAAAAGAGAAGGAAGTAAAAACTGCATTGAAAAAGATTACCGGAGTAAAAAGTGCAGACTTTGTAACAGGATCGCAGGATCTCGTGGCGTTGGTCGAAGGTAAAAATTATGAAGAGATCGTGACCCAAACGCTGGAAGAGATCAGGAAGGTGAAGGGGATTAAAAAGACGGTTACAGACTTTGTGTTTGAATGGGCTTGA